A window of Acropora muricata isolate sample 2 chromosome 3, ASM3666990v1, whole genome shotgun sequence contains these coding sequences:
- the LOC136911272 gene encoding DNA repair and recombination protein RAD54B-like isoform X2 codes for MRRSAAPSARAAKKIKFSTPYLAGSDANSSEASRHSATIELPSMQHCGTDKDVNISERSKSESKPDHENKSDDTGREKFTSSDRKVFDIKKLSQPTCTGNTPVPKMHKTLPFKPPLHWTSIDKNPSGKLSKSTSDEKENASCYFSVIWGKMSKKKHKKWEGDGILITKGRTASLKDLEGKEIAKSSGYKSSELECLQEGNTLCIGGKEIEVMGFISAEDFLSGKCFQQSEISTSTLKLPVLKFPTKQNGTPKPFVCNVKRDTLVDTRKLVLPRHDVNTPGALVMPRPSAAHQLERNKEGLGVVDVIVDPHLSQHLRPHQKEGVKFLYECVMGLRNFNGNGAILADDMGLGKTLQCISVLWTLHKQGMYGGRPSVKRTLIITPGSLVTNWSSEFRKWLGSERLKVYTVTSEKRVKGFVESPLYPVMIISYEMFLRSVEEIRSINFGLVICDEAHRLKNTNIKTATMISGLKTKRRILLTGTPVQNDLKEFHSLIDLCNPEILGTQASFRRLYEEPIVRGQQPDASGEEKLLGQTRANELNRLTSLFFLRRTSEINSRYLPPKVESVVFCRPSSLQLSLYRHLLMSRVLRSCLTSYVSGGSRHLVCISALKRLCNDPSLIYSQCQDANDVSEGWDAEEESSLYEGLDRCFPQGFNPDTFTLDNSGKLQVLGKMLTQMQRAGARVVLVSNYTQTLDLLQKLCETRGYEFLRLDGKTPTSKRQSLVDRFNDKYCKIFVFLLSSKAGGVGLNLIGASRLILFDIDWNPANDIQAMARVWRDGQNSTVHIYRLLTTGTIEEKIYQRQCAKQGLSGTVADAKETVKIEFSREELKDLFTLHENTLCLTHDLLQCTCLNSEDDNSNNECGSDIRNSEQSKATRPCQLGFYDTNQNQNNLSLAELVNWQHFPRPSVPGSDFEDEAVKEAGSTVSFVFRNKTFT; via the exons ATGAGACGCTCTGCTGCCCCTTCAGCCAGAGCCgcgaagaaaataaaatttagcacTCCTTACCTAGCTGGAAGTGATGCAAATTCAAGCGAAGCTTCCCGCCATTCAGCCACAATTGAGCTCCCATCTATGCAGCATTGCGGCACAGATAAG GATGTAAACATTTCAGAGCGTAGCAAATCTGAAAGTAAACCAGACCATGAGAACAAATCTGATGACACTGGAAGAGAAAAATTTACTTCAAGCGACAGAAAAGTCTTTGACATAAAGAAGTTATCACAGCCTACATGTACTGGTAACACTCCAGTTCCCAAAATGCATAAAACGTTGCCTTTCAAGCCTCCCCTTCACTGGACATCAATAGATAAAAATCCATCTGGTAAACTTTCAAAAA GCACCTCTGATGAAAAGGAAAATGCATCTTGCTATTTCAGTGTTATTTG GGGAAAGATGTCAAAGAAAAAA CATAAAAAATGGGAAGGAGATG GCATTCTAATTACCAAGGGAAGGACAGCATCTTTGAAAGATTTGGAAGGAAAAGA GATTGCGAAGAGCAGTGGTTATAAATCATCTGAGCTAGAATGTCTTCAAGAAGGAAACACTTTGTGTATTGGTGGAAAAGAAATTGAG GTGATGGGCTTTATCAGCGCTGAAGATTTTCTCAGTGGGAAGTGCTTTCAACAGTCTGAAATCTCAACATCAACACTAAAGCTCCCAGTCTTGAAGTTTCCCACGAAACAAAATG GGACACCAAAGCCTTTCGTTTGTAATGTGAAGAGGGACACGTTAGTGGatactcgaaagctggttttgCCACGTCATGACGTCAACACTCCCGGAGCCCTGGTCATGCCTCGACCCAGTGCTGCTCAccag TTGGAACGTAATAAAGAAGGACTTGGAGTGGTAGACGTGATAGTGGACCCACACTTGTCACAGCACCTGAGGCCTCACCAGAAGGAAGGTGTTAAGTTCCTGTATGAGTGTGTCATGGGGCTCAGGAATTTCAACGGCAATGGCGCTATTCTTGC AGATGACATGGGACTTGGAAAAACCCTTCAATGCATTTCTGTGTTATG GACTCTTCATAAACAAGGCATGTATGGGGGGCGTCCCTCCGTCAAGAGAACCCTGATCATTACTCCAGGAAGTCTGGTCACG AACTGGAGCAGCGAGTTCCGCAAGTGGCTTGGTAGTGAACGGCTGAAGGTGTACACCGTTACATCGGAGAAAAGAGTCAAG GGATTTGTTGAGAGTCCTCTTTATCCTGTGATGATAATCAGTTACGAGATGTTTTTGCGGTCAGTGGAGGAGATCAGGAGCATCAACTTTGGACTTGTCATCTGCGATGAGGCGCATCGCTTGAAGAATACCAACATTAAAACCGCAACA ATGATTTCCGGACTTAAAACTAAGCGTCGTATCCTTCTGACGGGCACACCAGTGCAG aaTGATCTTAAAGAATTTCACTCGCTCATCGACTTGTGTAATCCAGAAATTCTTG GTACTCAAGCTTCTTTTCGCCGATTATACGAGGAGCCCATAGTCCGCGGACAACAACCTGATGCCAGCGGTGAGGAAAAACTCTTGGGACAAACAAGAGCTAATGAG CTGAACAGGTTGACGAGTTTGTTCTTCTTAAGACGGACGTCAGAAATAAACAGCCGGTATCTTCCTCCAAAGG TGGAGTCTGTGGTTTTTTGTCGTCCCAGTTCTCTGCAGCTTTCTCTGTACCGCCATCTTCTCATGTCGCGTGTTTTGAGGTCATGTCTGACGTCGTATGTCTCAGGTGGCTCTCGTCACCTGGTGTGCATAAGCGCCTTAAAAAGGCTTTGCAATGATCCAAGTCTCATTTACTCGCAATGCCAAGACGCAAATGATGTGTCGGAAGGTTGGGATGCCGAAGAG GAATCGTCATTATATGAAGGGCTTGACCGTTGCTTTCCACAAGGGTTCAACCCCGACACTTTTACGCTGGACAACTCAGGCAAACTGCAAGTGCTTGGAAAAATGTTGACACAAATGCAGCGTGCAGGCGCAAGAGTGGTTCTTGTGTCAAACTACACGCAG actCTCGACTTACTTCAAAAGCTCTGTGAAACAAGAGGCTATGAGTTCTTGCGACTTGATGGTAAAACACCAACAAGCAAACGCCAATCATTGGTGGATCGCTTCAATGacaaatattgtaaaatat TCGTCTTTCTGTTGAGTTCTAAAGCTGGTGGAGTGGGCTTAAATTTAATTGGTGCTTCAAGACTTATACTCTTCGATATTGATTGGAACCCAGCCAATGACATTCAG GCCATGGCAAGAGTTTGGCGAGATGGACAGAACAGCACTGTTCACATTTATCGCCTTTTGACAACG GGAACAATAGAAGAGAAGATCTACCAGCGTCAATGCGCCAAGCAAGGTTTGAGTGGAACAGTAGCTGACGCAAAGGAAACTGTGAAAATTGAGTTCTCAAGGGAAGAACTAAAG GACTTGTTTACACTTCACGAAAACACTCTGTGTTTGACGCATGACCTGTTACAATGTACATGTCTGAATTCGGAG GATGATAACAGCAACAACGAATGTGGTTCAGATATAAGAAACAGCGAACAGTCAAAAGCAACTAGACCGTGCCAGTTGGGATTTTACGACACCAACCAAAACCAA AATAATTTGTCTTTAGCTGAGCTGGTAAACTGGCAACATTTTCCACGCCCTAGTGTTCCTGGGTCTGACTTTGAG GATGAAGCTGTGAAGGAAGCAGGAAGTACAGTGTCTTTTGTGTTCAGAAACAAGACGTTTACTTAG
- the LOC136911272 gene encoding DNA repair and recombination protein RAD54B-like isoform X1, which produces MRRSAAPSARAAKKIKFSTPYLAGSDANSSEASRHSATIELPSMQHCGTDKKDVNISERSKSESKPDHENKSDDTGREKFTSSDRKVFDIKKLSQPTCTGNTPVPKMHKTLPFKPPLHWTSIDKNPSGKLSKSTSDEKENASCYFSVIWGKMSKKKHKKWEGDGILITKGRTASLKDLEGKEIAKSSGYKSSELECLQEGNTLCIGGKEIEVMGFISAEDFLSGKCFQQSEISTSTLKLPVLKFPTKQNGTPKPFVCNVKRDTLVDTRKLVLPRHDVNTPGALVMPRPSAAHQLERNKEGLGVVDVIVDPHLSQHLRPHQKEGVKFLYECVMGLRNFNGNGAILADDMGLGKTLQCISVLWTLHKQGMYGGRPSVKRTLIITPGSLVTNWSSEFRKWLGSERLKVYTVTSEKRVKGFVESPLYPVMIISYEMFLRSVEEIRSINFGLVICDEAHRLKNTNIKTATMISGLKTKRRILLTGTPVQNDLKEFHSLIDLCNPEILGTQASFRRLYEEPIVRGQQPDASGEEKLLGQTRANELNRLTSLFFLRRTSEINSRYLPPKVESVVFCRPSSLQLSLYRHLLMSRVLRSCLTSYVSGGSRHLVCISALKRLCNDPSLIYSQCQDANDVSEGWDAEEESSLYEGLDRCFPQGFNPDTFTLDNSGKLQVLGKMLTQMQRAGARVVLVSNYTQTLDLLQKLCETRGYEFLRLDGKTPTSKRQSLVDRFNDKYCKIFVFLLSSKAGGVGLNLIGASRLILFDIDWNPANDIQAMARVWRDGQNSTVHIYRLLTTGTIEEKIYQRQCAKQGLSGTVADAKETVKIEFSREELKDLFTLHENTLCLTHDLLQCTCLNSEDDNSNNECGSDIRNSEQSKATRPCQLGFYDTNQNQNNLSLAELVNWQHFPRPSVPGSDFEDEAVKEAGSTVSFVFRNKTFT; this is translated from the exons ATGAGACGCTCTGCTGCCCCTTCAGCCAGAGCCgcgaagaaaataaaatttagcacTCCTTACCTAGCTGGAAGTGATGCAAATTCAAGCGAAGCTTCCCGCCATTCAGCCACAATTGAGCTCCCATCTATGCAGCATTGCGGCACAGATAAG aaGGATGTAAACATTTCAGAGCGTAGCAAATCTGAAAGTAAACCAGACCATGAGAACAAATCTGATGACACTGGAAGAGAAAAATTTACTTCAAGCGACAGAAAAGTCTTTGACATAAAGAAGTTATCACAGCCTACATGTACTGGTAACACTCCAGTTCCCAAAATGCATAAAACGTTGCCTTTCAAGCCTCCCCTTCACTGGACATCAATAGATAAAAATCCATCTGGTAAACTTTCAAAAA GCACCTCTGATGAAAAGGAAAATGCATCTTGCTATTTCAGTGTTATTTG GGGAAAGATGTCAAAGAAAAAA CATAAAAAATGGGAAGGAGATG GCATTCTAATTACCAAGGGAAGGACAGCATCTTTGAAAGATTTGGAAGGAAAAGA GATTGCGAAGAGCAGTGGTTATAAATCATCTGAGCTAGAATGTCTTCAAGAAGGAAACACTTTGTGTATTGGTGGAAAAGAAATTGAG GTGATGGGCTTTATCAGCGCTGAAGATTTTCTCAGTGGGAAGTGCTTTCAACAGTCTGAAATCTCAACATCAACACTAAAGCTCCCAGTCTTGAAGTTTCCCACGAAACAAAATG GGACACCAAAGCCTTTCGTTTGTAATGTGAAGAGGGACACGTTAGTGGatactcgaaagctggttttgCCACGTCATGACGTCAACACTCCCGGAGCCCTGGTCATGCCTCGACCCAGTGCTGCTCAccag TTGGAACGTAATAAAGAAGGACTTGGAGTGGTAGACGTGATAGTGGACCCACACTTGTCACAGCACCTGAGGCCTCACCAGAAGGAAGGTGTTAAGTTCCTGTATGAGTGTGTCATGGGGCTCAGGAATTTCAACGGCAATGGCGCTATTCTTGC AGATGACATGGGACTTGGAAAAACCCTTCAATGCATTTCTGTGTTATG GACTCTTCATAAACAAGGCATGTATGGGGGGCGTCCCTCCGTCAAGAGAACCCTGATCATTACTCCAGGAAGTCTGGTCACG AACTGGAGCAGCGAGTTCCGCAAGTGGCTTGGTAGTGAACGGCTGAAGGTGTACACCGTTACATCGGAGAAAAGAGTCAAG GGATTTGTTGAGAGTCCTCTTTATCCTGTGATGATAATCAGTTACGAGATGTTTTTGCGGTCAGTGGAGGAGATCAGGAGCATCAACTTTGGACTTGTCATCTGCGATGAGGCGCATCGCTTGAAGAATACCAACATTAAAACCGCAACA ATGATTTCCGGACTTAAAACTAAGCGTCGTATCCTTCTGACGGGCACACCAGTGCAG aaTGATCTTAAAGAATTTCACTCGCTCATCGACTTGTGTAATCCAGAAATTCTTG GTACTCAAGCTTCTTTTCGCCGATTATACGAGGAGCCCATAGTCCGCGGACAACAACCTGATGCCAGCGGTGAGGAAAAACTCTTGGGACAAACAAGAGCTAATGAG CTGAACAGGTTGACGAGTTTGTTCTTCTTAAGACGGACGTCAGAAATAAACAGCCGGTATCTTCCTCCAAAGG TGGAGTCTGTGGTTTTTTGTCGTCCCAGTTCTCTGCAGCTTTCTCTGTACCGCCATCTTCTCATGTCGCGTGTTTTGAGGTCATGTCTGACGTCGTATGTCTCAGGTGGCTCTCGTCACCTGGTGTGCATAAGCGCCTTAAAAAGGCTTTGCAATGATCCAAGTCTCATTTACTCGCAATGCCAAGACGCAAATGATGTGTCGGAAGGTTGGGATGCCGAAGAG GAATCGTCATTATATGAAGGGCTTGACCGTTGCTTTCCACAAGGGTTCAACCCCGACACTTTTACGCTGGACAACTCAGGCAAACTGCAAGTGCTTGGAAAAATGTTGACACAAATGCAGCGTGCAGGCGCAAGAGTGGTTCTTGTGTCAAACTACACGCAG actCTCGACTTACTTCAAAAGCTCTGTGAAACAAGAGGCTATGAGTTCTTGCGACTTGATGGTAAAACACCAACAAGCAAACGCCAATCATTGGTGGATCGCTTCAATGacaaatattgtaaaatat TCGTCTTTCTGTTGAGTTCTAAAGCTGGTGGAGTGGGCTTAAATTTAATTGGTGCTTCAAGACTTATACTCTTCGATATTGATTGGAACCCAGCCAATGACATTCAG GCCATGGCAAGAGTTTGGCGAGATGGACAGAACAGCACTGTTCACATTTATCGCCTTTTGACAACG GGAACAATAGAAGAGAAGATCTACCAGCGTCAATGCGCCAAGCAAGGTTTGAGTGGAACAGTAGCTGACGCAAAGGAAACTGTGAAAATTGAGTTCTCAAGGGAAGAACTAAAG GACTTGTTTACACTTCACGAAAACACTCTGTGTTTGACGCATGACCTGTTACAATGTACATGTCTGAATTCGGAG GATGATAACAGCAACAACGAATGTGGTTCAGATATAAGAAACAGCGAACAGTCAAAAGCAACTAGACCGTGCCAGTTGGGATTTTACGACACCAACCAAAACCAA AATAATTTGTCTTTAGCTGAGCTGGTAAACTGGCAACATTTTCCACGCCCTAGTGTTCCTGGGTCTGACTTTGAG GATGAAGCTGTGAAGGAAGCAGGAAGTACAGTGTCTTTTGTGTTCAGAAACAAGACGTTTACTTAG
- the LOC136911272 gene encoding DNA repair and recombination protein RAD54B-like isoform X5, producing MHKTLPFKPPLHWTSIDKNPSGKLSKSTSDEKENASCYFSVIWGKMSKKKHKKWEGDGILITKGRTASLKDLEGKEIAKSSGYKSSELECLQEGNTLCIGGKEIEVMGFISAEDFLSGKCFQQSEISTSTLKLPVLKFPTKQNGTPKPFVCNVKRDTLVDTRKLVLPRHDVNTPGALVMPRPSAAHQLERNKEGLGVVDVIVDPHLSQHLRPHQKEGVKFLYECVMGLRNFNGNGAILADDMGLGKTLQCISVLWTLHKQGMYGGRPSVKRTLIITPGSLVTNWSSEFRKWLGSERLKVYTVTSEKRVKGFVESPLYPVMIISYEMFLRSVEEIRSINFGLVICDEAHRLKNTNIKTATMISGLKTKRRILLTGTPVQNDLKEFHSLIDLCNPEILGTQASFRRLYEEPIVRGQQPDASGEEKLLGQTRANELNRLTSLFFLRRTSEINSRYLPPKVESVVFCRPSSLQLSLYRHLLMSRVLRSCLTSYVSGGSRHLVCISALKRLCNDPSLIYSQCQDANDVSEGWDAEEESSLYEGLDRCFPQGFNPDTFTLDNSGKLQVLGKMLTQMQRAGARVVLVSNYTQTLDLLQKLCETRGYEFLRLDGKTPTSKRQSLVDRFNDKYCKIFVFLLSSKAGGVGLNLIGASRLILFDIDWNPANDIQAMARVWRDGQNSTVHIYRLLTTGTIEEKIYQRQCAKQGLSGTVADAKETVKIEFSREELKDLFTLHENTLCLTHDLLQCTCLNSEDDNSNNECGSDIRNSEQSKATRPCQLGFYDTNQNQNNLSLAELVNWQHFPRPSVPGSDFEDEAVKEAGSTVSFVFRNKTFT from the exons ATGCATAAAACGTTGCCTTTCAAGCCTCCCCTTCACTGGACATCAATAGATAAAAATCCATCTGGTAAACTTTCAAAAA GCACCTCTGATGAAAAGGAAAATGCATCTTGCTATTTCAGTGTTATTTG GGGAAAGATGTCAAAGAAAAAA CATAAAAAATGGGAAGGAGATG GCATTCTAATTACCAAGGGAAGGACAGCATCTTTGAAAGATTTGGAAGGAAAAGA GATTGCGAAGAGCAGTGGTTATAAATCATCTGAGCTAGAATGTCTTCAAGAAGGAAACACTTTGTGTATTGGTGGAAAAGAAATTGAG GTGATGGGCTTTATCAGCGCTGAAGATTTTCTCAGTGGGAAGTGCTTTCAACAGTCTGAAATCTCAACATCAACACTAAAGCTCCCAGTCTTGAAGTTTCCCACGAAACAAAATG GGACACCAAAGCCTTTCGTTTGTAATGTGAAGAGGGACACGTTAGTGGatactcgaaagctggttttgCCACGTCATGACGTCAACACTCCCGGAGCCCTGGTCATGCCTCGACCCAGTGCTGCTCAccag TTGGAACGTAATAAAGAAGGACTTGGAGTGGTAGACGTGATAGTGGACCCACACTTGTCACAGCACCTGAGGCCTCACCAGAAGGAAGGTGTTAAGTTCCTGTATGAGTGTGTCATGGGGCTCAGGAATTTCAACGGCAATGGCGCTATTCTTGC AGATGACATGGGACTTGGAAAAACCCTTCAATGCATTTCTGTGTTATG GACTCTTCATAAACAAGGCATGTATGGGGGGCGTCCCTCCGTCAAGAGAACCCTGATCATTACTCCAGGAAGTCTGGTCACG AACTGGAGCAGCGAGTTCCGCAAGTGGCTTGGTAGTGAACGGCTGAAGGTGTACACCGTTACATCGGAGAAAAGAGTCAAG GGATTTGTTGAGAGTCCTCTTTATCCTGTGATGATAATCAGTTACGAGATGTTTTTGCGGTCAGTGGAGGAGATCAGGAGCATCAACTTTGGACTTGTCATCTGCGATGAGGCGCATCGCTTGAAGAATACCAACATTAAAACCGCAACA ATGATTTCCGGACTTAAAACTAAGCGTCGTATCCTTCTGACGGGCACACCAGTGCAG aaTGATCTTAAAGAATTTCACTCGCTCATCGACTTGTGTAATCCAGAAATTCTTG GTACTCAAGCTTCTTTTCGCCGATTATACGAGGAGCCCATAGTCCGCGGACAACAACCTGATGCCAGCGGTGAGGAAAAACTCTTGGGACAAACAAGAGCTAATGAG CTGAACAGGTTGACGAGTTTGTTCTTCTTAAGACGGACGTCAGAAATAAACAGCCGGTATCTTCCTCCAAAGG TGGAGTCTGTGGTTTTTTGTCGTCCCAGTTCTCTGCAGCTTTCTCTGTACCGCCATCTTCTCATGTCGCGTGTTTTGAGGTCATGTCTGACGTCGTATGTCTCAGGTGGCTCTCGTCACCTGGTGTGCATAAGCGCCTTAAAAAGGCTTTGCAATGATCCAAGTCTCATTTACTCGCAATGCCAAGACGCAAATGATGTGTCGGAAGGTTGGGATGCCGAAGAG GAATCGTCATTATATGAAGGGCTTGACCGTTGCTTTCCACAAGGGTTCAACCCCGACACTTTTACGCTGGACAACTCAGGCAAACTGCAAGTGCTTGGAAAAATGTTGACACAAATGCAGCGTGCAGGCGCAAGAGTGGTTCTTGTGTCAAACTACACGCAG actCTCGACTTACTTCAAAAGCTCTGTGAAACAAGAGGCTATGAGTTCTTGCGACTTGATGGTAAAACACCAACAAGCAAACGCCAATCATTGGTGGATCGCTTCAATGacaaatattgtaaaatat TCGTCTTTCTGTTGAGTTCTAAAGCTGGTGGAGTGGGCTTAAATTTAATTGGTGCTTCAAGACTTATACTCTTCGATATTGATTGGAACCCAGCCAATGACATTCAG GCCATGGCAAGAGTTTGGCGAGATGGACAGAACAGCACTGTTCACATTTATCGCCTTTTGACAACG GGAACAATAGAAGAGAAGATCTACCAGCGTCAATGCGCCAAGCAAGGTTTGAGTGGAACAGTAGCTGACGCAAAGGAAACTGTGAAAATTGAGTTCTCAAGGGAAGAACTAAAG GACTTGTTTACACTTCACGAAAACACTCTGTGTTTGACGCATGACCTGTTACAATGTACATGTCTGAATTCGGAG GATGATAACAGCAACAACGAATGTGGTTCAGATATAAGAAACAGCGAACAGTCAAAAGCAACTAGACCGTGCCAGTTGGGATTTTACGACACCAACCAAAACCAA AATAATTTGTCTTTAGCTGAGCTGGTAAACTGGCAACATTTTCCACGCCCTAGTGTTCCTGGGTCTGACTTTGAG GATGAAGCTGTGAAGGAAGCAGGAAGTACAGTGTCTTTTGTGTTCAGAAACAAGACGTTTACTTAG
- the LOC136911272 gene encoding DNA repair and recombination protein RAD54B-like isoform X6, whose protein sequence is MGRRWHSNYQGKDSIFERFGRKRVNKNFLIIDISLDTKMIAKSSGYKSSELECLQEGNTLCIGGKEIEVMGFISAEDFLSGKCFQQSEISTSTLKLPVLKFPTKQNGTPKPFVCNVKRDTLVDTRKLVLPRHDVNTPGALVMPRPSAAHQLERNKEGLGVVDVIVDPHLSQHLRPHQKEGVKFLYECVMGLRNFNGNGAILADDMGLGKTLQCISVLWTLHKQGMYGGRPSVKRTLIITPGSLVTNWSSEFRKWLGSERLKVYTVTSEKRVKGFVESPLYPVMIISYEMFLRSVEEIRSINFGLVICDEAHRLKNTNIKTATMISGLKTKRRILLTGTPVQNDLKEFHSLIDLCNPEILGTQASFRRLYEEPIVRGQQPDASGEEKLLGQTRANELNRLTSLFFLRRTSEINSRYLPPKVESVVFCRPSSLQLSLYRHLLMSRVLRSCLTSYVSGGSRHLVCISALKRLCNDPSLIYSQCQDANDVSEGWDAEEESSLYEGLDRCFPQGFNPDTFTLDNSGKLQVLGKMLTQMQRAGARVVLVSNYTQTLDLLQKLCETRGYEFLRLDGKTPTSKRQSLVDRFNDKYCKIFVFLLSSKAGGVGLNLIGASRLILFDIDWNPANDIQAMARVWRDGQNSTVHIYRLLTTGTIEEKIYQRQCAKQGLSGTVADAKETVKIEFSREELKDLFTLHENTLCLTHDLLQCTCLNSEDDNSNNECGSDIRNSEQSKATRPCQLGFYDTNQNQNNLSLAELVNWQHFPRPSVPGSDFEDEAVKEAGSTVSFVFRNKTFT, encoded by the exons ATGGGAAGGAGATG GCATTCTAATTACCAAGGGAAGGACAGCATCTTTGAAAGATTTGGAAGGAAAAGAGTAAATAAGAATTTTCTCATTATTGACATCTCCCTAGACACAAAAAT GATTGCGAAGAGCAGTGGTTATAAATCATCTGAGCTAGAATGTCTTCAAGAAGGAAACACTTTGTGTATTGGTGGAAAAGAAATTGAG GTGATGGGCTTTATCAGCGCTGAAGATTTTCTCAGTGGGAAGTGCTTTCAACAGTCTGAAATCTCAACATCAACACTAAAGCTCCCAGTCTTGAAGTTTCCCACGAAACAAAATG GGACACCAAAGCCTTTCGTTTGTAATGTGAAGAGGGACACGTTAGTGGatactcgaaagctggttttgCCACGTCATGACGTCAACACTCCCGGAGCCCTGGTCATGCCTCGACCCAGTGCTGCTCAccag TTGGAACGTAATAAAGAAGGACTTGGAGTGGTAGACGTGATAGTGGACCCACACTTGTCACAGCACCTGAGGCCTCACCAGAAGGAAGGTGTTAAGTTCCTGTATGAGTGTGTCATGGGGCTCAGGAATTTCAACGGCAATGGCGCTATTCTTGC AGATGACATGGGACTTGGAAAAACCCTTCAATGCATTTCTGTGTTATG GACTCTTCATAAACAAGGCATGTATGGGGGGCGTCCCTCCGTCAAGAGAACCCTGATCATTACTCCAGGAAGTCTGGTCACG AACTGGAGCAGCGAGTTCCGCAAGTGGCTTGGTAGTGAACGGCTGAAGGTGTACACCGTTACATCGGAGAAAAGAGTCAAG GGATTTGTTGAGAGTCCTCTTTATCCTGTGATGATAATCAGTTACGAGATGTTTTTGCGGTCAGTGGAGGAGATCAGGAGCATCAACTTTGGACTTGTCATCTGCGATGAGGCGCATCGCTTGAAGAATACCAACATTAAAACCGCAACA ATGATTTCCGGACTTAAAACTAAGCGTCGTATCCTTCTGACGGGCACACCAGTGCAG aaTGATCTTAAAGAATTTCACTCGCTCATCGACTTGTGTAATCCAGAAATTCTTG GTACTCAAGCTTCTTTTCGCCGATTATACGAGGAGCCCATAGTCCGCGGACAACAACCTGATGCCAGCGGTGAGGAAAAACTCTTGGGACAAACAAGAGCTAATGAG CTGAACAGGTTGACGAGTTTGTTCTTCTTAAGACGGACGTCAGAAATAAACAGCCGGTATCTTCCTCCAAAGG TGGAGTCTGTGGTTTTTTGTCGTCCCAGTTCTCTGCAGCTTTCTCTGTACCGCCATCTTCTCATGTCGCGTGTTTTGAGGTCATGTCTGACGTCGTATGTCTCAGGTGGCTCTCGTCACCTGGTGTGCATAAGCGCCTTAAAAAGGCTTTGCAATGATCCAAGTCTCATTTACTCGCAATGCCAAGACGCAAATGATGTGTCGGAAGGTTGGGATGCCGAAGAG GAATCGTCATTATATGAAGGGCTTGACCGTTGCTTTCCACAAGGGTTCAACCCCGACACTTTTACGCTGGACAACTCAGGCAAACTGCAAGTGCTTGGAAAAATGTTGACACAAATGCAGCGTGCAGGCGCAAGAGTGGTTCTTGTGTCAAACTACACGCAG actCTCGACTTACTTCAAAAGCTCTGTGAAACAAGAGGCTATGAGTTCTTGCGACTTGATGGTAAAACACCAACAAGCAAACGCCAATCATTGGTGGATCGCTTCAATGacaaatattgtaaaatat TCGTCTTTCTGTTGAGTTCTAAAGCTGGTGGAGTGGGCTTAAATTTAATTGGTGCTTCAAGACTTATACTCTTCGATATTGATTGGAACCCAGCCAATGACATTCAG GCCATGGCAAGAGTTTGGCGAGATGGACAGAACAGCACTGTTCACATTTATCGCCTTTTGACAACG GGAACAATAGAAGAGAAGATCTACCAGCGTCAATGCGCCAAGCAAGGTTTGAGTGGAACAGTAGCTGACGCAAAGGAAACTGTGAAAATTGAGTTCTCAAGGGAAGAACTAAAG GACTTGTTTACACTTCACGAAAACACTCTGTGTTTGACGCATGACCTGTTACAATGTACATGTCTGAATTCGGAG GATGATAACAGCAACAACGAATGTGGTTCAGATATAAGAAACAGCGAACAGTCAAAAGCAACTAGACCGTGCCAGTTGGGATTTTACGACACCAACCAAAACCAA AATAATTTGTCTTTAGCTGAGCTGGTAAACTGGCAACATTTTCCACGCCCTAGTGTTCCTGGGTCTGACTTTGAG GATGAAGCTGTGAAGGAAGCAGGAAGTACAGTGTCTTTTGTGTTCAGAAACAAGACGTTTACTTAG